The genomic stretch tgctattttgagagtattttgcatattaaaagaTATActgggaaaaaattgggtatcaacagctgcccctctttacccgggaaggataaaagagttgtcgggtaaagatatgatggccaattttgaccgaacgaaatggtttgaggAGACTTAGGCCGTAATCTAGTTTTCgatctgcctacatatccctagttttacaggaatcggGCCGTATGTAGTTTGGGATCCGTCGatggaatatgccgatggagacttttcaagaacggacgcaatattcagGTTGGGTGAATGGTTTGAAACCTGACAGGGctacgggaactggagcgggattgctcctgacGAGACGGCGATCGCTCGCTGGTTTACCTACAAGTAAgcgatacaagcatatattgtgcgaaaatttaaacatgatgcaaattcccgttagactatgaaagttgtctttggacggttaggatgacgcccttagaccatgacgtcctgggccatgaagtgtataataaaggattcgcaggccatgaaatgatgatctcgggctatgagaatgatgcctccgaactatgatgcctttgaataatgatatgcaaaagataaaaggggtcctcaggccatgaaatACTGTtttcgggctatgagaatgatgcctccgaacaatgacaccttcggataatttggcaatctttcagcccatgacaTGCAGTGTCTGGCGATCTTTCAACCTATGCAATGtaataggtggcgatctttcagccaatgcaaatgtaaataaggtggcgatctttcagccgtgcacatgtaaataaggtggcgatctttcaaccatgcaagtgtaaataaggtggcggtctttcaaccatgcaaatgtaaataaggtggagatctttcagccatgaagatataaataaggtggcgatctttcagacgatacgaatgtaaataaggtggcaatctttcatccgatgcaaatgtaaataaggtggcgatctttcagcctatgcgaatgtaaataaggtggcgatctttcagctgatgcgaatgtaaataaggtggtgatcttttagccaatgtaaatagaggtagagcttaacctcgtaaggcagaatggtagccttatgaaatgtagaaatgcagatggagatagagcttagtctcggaaggtagaatggtagccttatgcaatgcaagaatgctgatggagacaaagcttagttggaaggcagaatggcagccttatgcaatgcaagaatgcagatagagatagagcttagtctcagaaagcagaatggtagccttatgcaatgcaagaaatgcggatggaggtagagcttaacctcggaaggcagaatggtagccttatgcaagaagtaaaaggacaaatgatgatagaattttcttagctgatagtggaTTGCGATAATGCAACtactggggatactgtgtctgctaGGGAAACTGCGTGCGGATAAcggctgtgagtaagtgcaacatttctgagagttgtatttctgaacaatgtgagtctcgtgagtgtatagtatatttgacgattttgcaactcaagtgcctgcatctgaagaaaaatcatgagttttgtaaggggggaggttagttcgtatccccgctggctctgcttgacctgctcgattttgatctggtgatactgtacgtgTCATTGGGGCAACATTGCTAAGTTTGGCAGTTTTggcaataaacatgcatgatttagtaaaggcatacataaatacataattaagaatagttttatttagatgaaccaatgactgcgacgtggttcaagacattgcaacccttcTTGTTATGAAATtctgagggtcctcctcaaaattctggccCAGTTTAATTGATTGATGCTTTCGACTGCTGCTAGtgatgattggctgaaattaacttcgaaattttgagggtcctcctcaaaattctgccccaatttctaattgcggggggaaataaaagttttattgaattgtgaccaaacccatagggttGCCTCGTATCCCCTCTTcaataggaatcaggtcaggcatagttcaaattatatcatatgaggaaagcataaagattacacatagtaacgtttgactgcatctgaattgatcggcttcggccagacgtctccgtccatttctgcaagtatgagggctcttcTTGTTAGAACCCGGTAAACCATGTatagaccctgccagttgggagagaatttccccttggcttcatcttgatgcggaaaagttttctttaacactagttgccccggtgtgaactgtgtCGGCTTGACCCTTTGTTGAAGGCTCTgtacattctgttctgataaagttgaccatggtaaactacattcattctctttccatcgataagagccAGCTGCTTGTAATGACTCTTCACGCACtttgcatcgtcgagctcagcttcctgtatgatccttagggaggtaATTTCCACTTTGGGGGGAATGACTGCctttgtaccgtaaaccagcatatagggggttgccccagttgatgtgcggattgTGGTAAGATATCCCAGTAAAGCAAACGATAACTTCTTGTGCCACTGTTTATACTTCTccatcattttcctcaatatcttcttgatattcttattggcggcttctgctgctccgttcatctgaggtctgtaggctgtagaattcttgtgtctgatattgaaggtttcacacatggctttcatcaagtcattgttgaggttggaaccattatcagtgatgattgactccggaatccCGAATCGATAAACAATGCGGTCGTGAACAAAGCCTGAcgcgactttcttagttactgctctgtaagatgctgcttcgactcgtttggtgaaatagtctattgctactaggataaacttgtgcccgttggaagcgacaggctcgattggtccaataacatccattccccaggtggcgaacgaccatggcgagcttgttgcattaagctcatttggaggtacctttatcatgtttgcttgtatctggcagcggtggcgTCTCCGgatatactggatgcagtccgtctccatagtcatctaaaagtaaccagctcggagtatcttttttgctaagacaaagccattcatatgtggaccgcaggtcccagcgggaatttcctctagtagcctggatgcttcctttgtg from Nicotiana sylvestris chromosome 12, ASM39365v2, whole genome shotgun sequence encodes the following:
- the LOC138883029 gene encoding uncharacterized protein; this translates as MNGAAEAANKNIKKILRKMMEKYKQWHKKLSFALLGYLTTIRTSTGATPYMLVYGTKAVIPPKVEITSLRIIQEAELDDAKCVKSHYKQLALIDGKRMNVVYHGQLYQNRMYRAFNKGSSRHSSHRGN